A segment of the Nitrospina gracilis 3/211 genome:
ATGATGTCGGCCCAGACCAATGCCGTCACGGTGAAATTGGTATGAATGAGGCTGTTCAACAACCCGCCCACGAAGACGAACACAATCAGGTCCCGCAGGTGATGGAGGGGATGAAGGTTTATCAGCCACCGCCGTTGGATGTAACCGCCGGTCCAGGTCTGCAGGGTCGCACCGAAGGCAATGAGCGCAGCGACCCCGAAAAGAGTGGGAAGGGACAGGTGGGAGGCGGGGTGGGGATGCAGGCCCAGCCAGTAAATCAAGGTGAGAAAAAACGCACCTGCAAACACCCCCGGTAAAACCCTGGGGCCGAACAGGAGATGAAACCCCAACGCGACTCCCAACGGAAGAAAAACGGGAAACGAATGGCCATGAAAGTGGGTGAGGGAGGCGAGCAGGCAACCGCTTAAGATGTAAAACGCGGTCACCAACACGTTGGCATAGAAAACTGTAAATGCACTCAGTCTGGCGGGAGATCTCATGACCCGGCACCTTTAATTTTGGAATAGAGGGAGGCCCTCTCCCCCCATTTACCTTCCAAGTGCCCGCGCAATTTGAAATCGGGATTCACCCAGGAAAAGGAAACCCATGCGTCGTGGCAAATATACAAAGAACGGTTCCTTTGAATCATATTTGACTTTTGAAGCCGTCAATCCTTCAGGCCTTGCAGGCACACCGATCCAGGAGGACATTTTTCCTTCCTTTCAGGTTAAAGCAATCCACCAGAATATGGTATATCAAATATCAAGCCTTCAGGTTTCGGAAAGAGTATTTTGGAAGCCCTTCCATTTTCCCTGAAAATCCCCACCCTACCGGGTTAGTGCCTGCTTTTTGAAAGGATTTGATACAGCCATCCGCCTCGCAACCCAGAACATACTTCTGAACTGAATATCCCTTTTCCCCGATTTCCATTCTTCTTATTCAAAACGCCTCAGTCCTCCAAAACCAGAATGGGCTCCTTGATACCGACAAACTCCTTATGGTTTTTCAACAGCATCATGTGCAGTTCCGTGATGGTCTGGCCGGGGTTAAGCAGGATCATTCCTTCCTTGTTTTCGATTTTGTCAGCAAGCACCAGCCCGGTTTTGAGTTCCTGAAAAGTGATGGATTTCTCGACCTTCGGAGTTTGCTCCAAAATTTGTTCCTGCTGGTCGATGAAGACCCGGAATTTGGCCATCAGAAAAGGATCATACAGTTTGGATTTTGCCTCCAGCCGTTCCACGGCGCGGGACCCTTCCAGGCCATTGAGTTCTTCGAATACAAAATCCGACAACAATTTGAGCATCCGCGATTCGAGGGGCAGTCCCTCTCTTTGAGGACCCTCCTCCGGGAATCCACTTCCGTCATACCCCTTTTGATGAAAGTGAACGATTTTCGAAATTTTTTTCAGATGAGGAATCCTTTCCAGCAATCGGGCTCCCGTCTCGGGAACCCGTATCAGCATGTTCTTTTCCACCGGGGACAGGTGTCCGTTTTCCCGGTATCGGGCAATCGTGTCCGGTGGCAGGGTGACCAGCCCGAGCGGCAGAAACATGGCGGCGATTTCCAGCGTGGTGGTGTCATTGAACCCAAGCGCCGGACCGCATTCCCTTACCAGTTGGCGCAACCGTGCGGCATGGTTGAACAGGTTGGGATCAAAGCCTGCCAGAACTTGATGGAAAATGTTCAAACTGCCTGTCAGGGTTTGCTCCAGAAGTTCCTGAGTGTGCTGGACTTGCTTTTCCAACGTTCGTCTCAGGGTAACCAG
Coding sequences within it:
- a CDS encoding response regulator produces the protein MTDYKAGDNSWVVLLVDDQPANLEILRGTLQEEGYELAFAATGEDAMEIVPELKPDLILLDVMMPGIDGFETCRRLKKTETGKSIPVVFVTARSETTDLMEGFDAGGIDYITKPFQHEEVRARVRSHMELVTLRRTLEKQVQHTQELLEQTLTGSLNIFHQVLAGFDPNLFNHAARLRQLVRECGPALGFNDTTTLEIAAMFLPLGLVTLPPDTIARYRENGHLSPVEKNMLIRVPETGARLLERIPHLKKISKIVHFHQKGYDGSGFPEEGPQREGLPLESRMLKLLSDFVFEELNGLEGSRAVERLEAKSKLYDPFLMAKFRVFIDQQEQILEQTPKVEKSITFQELKTGLVLADKIENKEGMILLNPGQTITELHMMLLKNHKEFVGIKEPILVLED